The following DNA comes from bacterium.
TCGTAGCGAGACCAATATCCCGGGCATTTTCGCTGCCGGTGATGTTACTGAAGTGCCTGCAAAACAGATTATAGTAGCAGCAGGAGAAGGGGCTAAAGCGGCACTGAGTGCTTTCAGATACTTAGCCCAACACAAATAAGAATAAAGAGTTAAAAAGCAGCCTTAGTGCAAATGGAGGTGAAATAGTAAACAGCTTTTCAGAAAAAGATTGTCAACGCAAAGTAAAGATGTTATAATATTTAGCAACTTCTTGCTTGATTGGGTTCTTTTTCGTCTTAACTTTTAGAAGAAAGGAGGAAAAATTATGCTCATATTGGTCAGGCTTGTGGGTATGATCGCGGTGGCTATGGGGATTGTTTTTCTGTTAAGTCCTAAGAGGATGAGGCAATGGATGGTTTTTTGTGAAAAGGGGGTAAGGCCGTACATTATGGGTACTCTGCGGATTCTCGTTGGCATTGTCTTCCTGTTGGCTGCTCCACAGAGCAGGGTTGTTTGGGTTATAGTTACGATTGGAATACTGGCTTTCTTAGGGGGCATTACCATTTTTATAATCGGACTGGAAAGATTTAAAAGTATGCTCCGATGGTGGCATGGAAGGCCACTTCTGTTTCTCCGTCTTATTGCGCTTCTCGCTATAGGCTTTGGCATGTTGATTCTTTATTCTGTATAGTAGCAGAAGTCTATAAAATTTATGGTTCGTTTCTTGACTTAACTTCTCCCTGTACCACGCATGTATAATAAAGTAGGGCAAGAGCAGAATATCAATAGGAGAGACATATGAGAGGAGTATTAGTTCTGGAGGATGGTAGCTATTTTGAGGGCATCTCCATAGGGAAAGCCGGCGAAAGGATAGGAGAAGT
Coding sequences within:
- a CDS encoding thioredoxin-disulfide reductase; protein product: RSETNIPGIFAAGDVTEVPAKQIIVAAGEGAKAALSAFRYLAQHK